One Paenibacillus crassostreae DNA segment encodes these proteins:
- the bshB1 gene encoding bacillithiol biosynthesis deacetylase BshB1, translating to MINQLDILVFGAHADDAEIGMAGTIYKHIEAGLRVGICDLTYAEMSSNGTVETRKQEAIEAGELLKLSSRTNLGLPDRGLTITPGHIEAVTAEIRRHAPRIVFAPYWEDRHPDHVACSKLVEEAVFNAKLRRYMPDLPIVNVEQLYFYFINDLGQVDLIVDTTQQYEMKEKALSCYRSQFEQKVTDTVATPLNQGYIERVKSRDRLVGQRRLVPFAEGFAVKTPFLVEVF from the coding sequence ATGATAAATCAACTTGATATCCTTGTGTTCGGTGCTCATGCAGATGATGCAGAGATTGGCATGGCGGGAACAATATATAAGCATATTGAAGCAGGACTTCGAGTGGGGATATGCGACTTGACTTATGCTGAAATGTCTTCTAATGGTACTGTAGAGACCCGTAAACAGGAGGCAATAGAAGCAGGTGAGTTGTTAAAACTGTCTTCTAGAACTAATCTAGGCCTTCCAGATCGTGGGTTAACGATTACGCCAGGTCATATTGAAGCAGTAACTGCTGAGATTCGTAGACATGCACCACGTATCGTATTTGCTCCGTATTGGGAGGATCGACATCCAGATCATGTAGCTTGTAGCAAATTAGTAGAAGAGGCTGTATTTAATGCTAAACTACGTCGCTATATGCCTGATCTACCTATCGTGAATGTGGAGCAACTATATTTCTATTTCATTAATGATTTAGGACAAGTTGATCTTATAGTAGATACCACGCAACAATATGAAATGAAGGAAAAGGCGCTGTCATGTTATCGTTCTCAATTTGAACAAAAGGTAACAGATACGGTTGCTACTCCACTCAATCAAGGATATATCGAACGGGTGAAATCACGTGACAGATTAGTGGGGCAACGTCGACTTGTTCCGTTCGCAGAAGGTTTTGCTGTGAAGACGCCATTTTTAGTTGAAGTTTTTTAA
- the mgsA gene encoding methylglyoxal synthase: MKIAFIAHDRKKEEMVNFVIAYEHVFEGQELFSTGTTGSRIMENTDLKIHRFMSGPLGGDQQIGALVAQNEMDLIVFLRDPLMAQPHEPDINALLRLCDVQGIPLATNIATAEILVKALDRGDFAWRELVHKYKPTSDEV, encoded by the coding sequence ATGAAAATCGCATTTATAGCACATGATCGCAAAAAAGAAGAAATGGTTAATTTCGTCATTGCCTATGAACATGTCTTTGAAGGACAAGAACTATTTTCAACTGGGACTACCGGATCAAGAATTATGGAAAATACGGATTTGAAAATTCATCGTTTCATGTCAGGACCTCTTGGCGGTGACCAACAGATAGGTGCACTTGTGGCACAGAATGAAATGGATCTAATTGTTTTCTTAAGAGATCCACTTATGGCACAACCACATGAGCCAGATATCAATGCTTTACTGCGTCTATGTGATGTTCAAGGTATTCCTTTGGCTACGAATATTGCAACAGCTGAAATTCTCGTTAAGGCACTTGATCGTGGTGACTTTGCGTGGCGTGAACTTGTACATAAATATAAGCCAACTAGTGATGAAGTATGA
- the dapB gene encoding 4-hydroxy-tetrahydrodipicolinate reductase, translating into MSDPIKVAVVGAGGRMGKEVVRLVLEDPELELVAAVDRSAGEVDAASLVGLPASGIIITTDIELAFVEQKPDVMVDFTTPEFAYTNTFLAIKHGVRPVIGTTGFTPEQIEELDKLCQAKEIGGLIAPNFSIGAILMMKFAAQASKYFPHLEIIEYHGDQKLDAPSGTAIKTAEMIVENRKELRQGNPKEEETIEGARGGYYNGFRIHSVRLPGVFAQQEVILGGFGQSLKIRHDSYERAGYMPGVKVGIQKVMEYTGLVYGFEQFID; encoded by the coding sequence ATGTCAGATCCGATAAAAGTAGCAGTTGTAGGTGCGGGTGGCCGCATGGGCAAGGAAGTAGTTAGATTGGTATTAGAAGACCCAGAACTTGAATTAGTTGCAGCGGTGGATCGATCTGCAGGAGAAGTTGATGCTGCTAGTCTTGTGGGACTACCCGCAAGTGGTATCATCATAACGACAGATATTGAACTTGCCTTTGTAGAGCAAAAGCCAGATGTGATGGTTGACTTCACTACACCGGAATTTGCTTATACCAATACATTTTTAGCTATTAAACATGGCGTTCGCCCAGTGATTGGAACGACTGGCTTTACACCAGAACAAATTGAAGAACTGGACAAGCTGTGTCAAGCGAAAGAAATTGGTGGTTTGATTGCACCTAACTTCTCTATTGGCGCGATATTGATGATGAAATTCGCTGCACAGGCGAGTAAGTACTTTCCGCATCTTGAAATTATTGAATATCATGGAGATCAGAAGCTGGATGCACCTTCAGGAACAGCGATTAAAACAGCTGAAATGATTGTTGAGAATCGTAAGGAGCTTCGTCAAGGGAATCCTAAAGAGGAAGAGACGATCGAAGGAGCTCGCGGTGGTTATTATAACGGCTTTCGAATTCATAGTGTACGCTTGCCAGGCGTATTTGCTCAACAAGAAGTTATACTTGGTGGATTCGGTCAATCTCTAAAAATACGACATGATTCTTATGAGCGTGCAGGATATATGCCGGGAGTCAAAGTAGGAATTCAAAAGGTAATGGAATATACAGGGCTGGTATATGGTTTCGAACAATTCATTGACTAA
- a CDS encoding tetratricopeptide repeat protein, which yields MKTEDYVQQAYRCILQNDFIGAIRLFEEAITLNPLDAELHYKCSITYARNNHLVKGIEHAEKAHQLDQGKVVYQLYIQHLNAKLIVQESKKQMEQLNAATVIDYYKVVSLLKKAIELDPLYGDAYVWLALAYSELNEHATAISTLKEGLFLLPAEQGLDKLLEQLKKRFKEYINDSFKR from the coding sequence ATGAAAACGGAGGATTATGTTCAGCAAGCGTACCGTTGTATTTTGCAAAATGATTTCATTGGAGCCATTCGTCTGTTTGAAGAGGCAATTACATTAAACCCCTTGGATGCAGAACTACATTATAAATGTTCCATTACCTATGCTCGGAATAATCACCTTGTCAAAGGGATCGAACATGCTGAAAAGGCACATCAGCTAGATCAGGGAAAAGTGGTCTATCAGTTGTATATCCAGCATCTTAATGCGAAACTAATAGTTCAAGAATCTAAGAAGCAAATGGAACAATTAAACGCGGCAACAGTTATTGATTATTATAAGGTGGTATCTTTACTAAAAAAGGCCATCGAACTAGATCCGTTATATGGTGATGCATATGTATGGCTGGCGCTAGCTTATAGTGAACTCAATGAACATGCTACGGCTATTTCAACGCTGAAAGAGGGATTGTTTCTATTACCAGCAGAACAGGGTCTGGATAAATTATTAGAACAACTTAAAAAGAGATTTAAAGAGTATATAAATGATTCATTCAAAAGATAA
- a CDS encoding nucleotide pyrophosphohydrolase, giving the protein MEKSLAEMQREVDRYISQFEEGYFSPMSMLARMTEEVGELAREVNHQFGEKPKKASEEDNSIELELGDILFITMCFANSLGIDLSKSHDAVMHKFNTRDANRWTKKNTD; this is encoded by the coding sequence ATGGAGAAATCATTGGCGGAAATGCAGCGGGAAGTTGATCGTTATATTTCGCAATTTGAAGAAGGGTATTTCAGCCCAATGTCCATGCTAGCGCGAATGACAGAAGAAGTTGGCGAATTAGCAAGAGAGGTAAATCATCAATTCGGTGAGAAACCTAAGAAAGCAAGTGAAGAGGATAATTCCATTGAGCTTGAGTTGGGAGATATTCTTTTTATAACCATGTGTTTCGCTAATTCATTAGGAATTGACTTGAGTAAATCACATGATGCTGTGATGCATAAATTTAATACGCGTGATGCTAATCGCTGGACCAAAAAGAACACCGATTAG
- a CDS encoding YitT family protein — MKTLKIGLQFKMIVPIIIGTAIYAFGLLYFIIPNQLMEGGVTGITLLLNYAFHIPPSLSTLILNIPLFILGWIILGKKQMLYTGIGIASLTFFLWFIERLILKGLIIPFETQYDYILASLYAGITLGAGLGIVFRSGGTTGGSDIIAKICNRKFGWSMGQIILALDIIIIGAALFFIPIEKILYTFVTVYIASKVIDFIQEGAYAAKAFTIISDHAPEIADRITNEMDRGVTIIPAIGAYSKKAKYIAYCVVSRQEIHRLTLIVKSMDAKAFIIINDVRDVQGEGFHEE, encoded by the coding sequence ATGAAGACATTGAAGATCGGTTTACAATTCAAAATGATCGTACCCATCATTATAGGGACAGCCATATATGCTTTTGGTTTACTCTATTTCATAATCCCTAACCAGCTGATGGAGGGTGGAGTGACAGGGATTACACTATTACTCAACTATGCTTTCCATATCCCCCCTTCCTTATCTACATTAATTCTCAATATCCCTCTATTTATTCTGGGATGGATAATCCTAGGTAAGAAACAGATGCTTTATACCGGGATAGGGATCGCTTCCTTAACTTTTTTCCTTTGGTTTATTGAAAGACTCATTCTTAAGGGCCTGATCATTCCCTTTGAGACACAATACGATTATATTTTAGCTTCATTATATGCTGGGATTACCTTGGGTGCCGGTCTTGGCATAGTATTCCGTTCAGGAGGAACTACAGGAGGATCCGATATTATCGCCAAAATATGTAATCGTAAATTCGGATGGAGTATGGGTCAAATCATATTAGCATTGGATATCATCATTATCGGTGCAGCTTTATTCTTCATTCCCATTGAAAAGATACTATACACTTTTGTAACTGTATATATTGCATCTAAAGTAATTGACTTCATCCAAGAAGGAGCATATGCTGCTAAAGCCTTTACAATTATTAGCGACCATGCGCCAGAGATTGCTGATCGCATCACAAATGAAATGGATCGAGGGGTAACCATCATTCCTGCCATTGGTGCCTATTCAAAGAAAGCCAAGTATATTGCCTATTGTGTTGTCTCAAGACAAGAAATCCATCGACTCACACTTATTGTGAAGTCAATGGACGCTAAAGCATTTATCATCATCAATGATGTACGAGATGTTCAGGGAGAAGGATTTCACGAAGAGTGA
- a CDS encoding sporulation protein YpjB: MSRMIKSHPLLLLVLSFIIMIVMNDDVIVAKEISSEPTQQAKELSMVAERLYRNVVDGNLTEVRLETEKIEQIFTSSSFQNITGIEGIHALSECIIEMKIATAQATIQPDLWLTAAAKLRLAADSLNNTEQPLWHQYYKVVREDLSKMHNQLNENNNVGLKKAYDNLQAHYELIRPAVVIHKKPYEVNMIDSWISFAGGITTSLSSKPESIRSAIAQGEQLFNELFGKKRDEAAFSVQYDPYSYHKSIWIAAIFILSILIYVGYKKYQGEKRTWKSFLP; the protein is encoded by the coding sequence ATGTCTAGGATGATCAAATCTCATCCACTGTTATTGCTGGTATTAAGCTTCATAATCATGATCGTAATGAATGATGATGTGATTGTTGCAAAGGAGATATCATCAGAACCAACTCAACAGGCTAAAGAGCTGAGCATGGTTGCTGAGAGATTATATCGTAATGTTGTAGATGGGAATTTAACAGAGGTGCGTTTGGAAACGGAAAAAATAGAGCAGATTTTCACATCCTCTTCGTTCCAAAATATTACCGGTATTGAAGGTATTCATGCTCTATCAGAATGTATCATTGAAATGAAAATTGCTACGGCTCAAGCAACGATTCAACCTGATCTTTGGTTAACTGCAGCAGCAAAATTAAGATTAGCAGCAGATAGTCTAAATAATACAGAACAACCATTATGGCATCAGTATTATAAAGTCGTACGTGAGGACTTAAGTAAGATGCATAATCAATTGAATGAGAATAATAATGTCGGTTTAAAAAAAGCGTATGATAATCTACAAGCACACTATGAATTAATTCGACCAGCCGTAGTTATACATAAGAAACCTTACGAGGTGAATATGATTGATTCATGGATTTCTTTTGCGGGGGGGATAACAACTTCGTTGAGTTCTAAGCCAGAATCGATAAGAAGTGCTATTGCTCAAGGGGAACAATTATTTAATGAATTATTTGGGAAGAAAAGAGATGAAGCGGCTTTTTCGGTACAATATGACCCATATTCCTATCATAAAAGTATTTGGATTGCTGCAATTTTCATTCTATCTATATTGATTTACGTTGGATATAAGAAATACCAAGGGGAGAAAAGGACATGGAAATCATTTCTCCCTTAA
- a CDS encoding DUF1405 domain-containing protein — MSISYFWSKTFLSKNNFLWLLFICNLLGTVYGYIWYGGQMEYTLEHYSSWIVVFVPDSPTASLFFTVAVGCLLFPPRTTWGKNARYIIEALAVVTSVKYGIWASSIIFAGQYQGDILQWQDWMLVVSHSAMVVESLLYVRFFKFNSRILLGAAAWTLLNDFIDYTYGVYPWLPNVLGDNITEVQNFTIVLTIFSVVVTWITLKYTRVHKHVIK; from the coding sequence TTGTCCATTTCCTATTTCTGGAGTAAAACATTTTTAAGTAAAAATAATTTCCTTTGGCTTTTATTCATTTGTAATTTATTGGGAACAGTATATGGATATATATGGTATGGCGGACAGATGGAATACACACTTGAACATTATTCATCATGGATTGTAGTATTTGTTCCTGATAGTCCTACTGCTAGTTTGTTCTTTACGGTCGCTGTCGGATGTTTATTGTTTCCACCTCGGACAACCTGGGGGAAGAATGCTCGTTATATAATCGAAGCGCTAGCAGTAGTGACTTCCGTGAAATATGGGATATGGGCAAGTAGTATAATTTTTGCAGGTCAATACCAAGGAGATATTCTTCAATGGCAGGATTGGATGCTTGTTGTATCTCATTCGGCTATGGTTGTTGAATCATTATTGTATGTTCGCTTTTTTAAATTCAATTCACGTATATTACTTGGAGCTGCCGCATGGACTCTACTGAATGATTTCATAGATTATACATATGGAGTTTATCCTTGGTTGCCTAATGTCTTGGGAGATAATATAACAGAGGTACAGAATTTTACGATTGTTCTTACGATTTTTAGTGTTGTCGTTACTTGGATTACCTTGAAATATACTAGAGTTCATAAGCATGTAATCAAGTGA
- a CDS encoding menaquinol-cytochrome c reductase cytochrome b/c subunit → MAHGKDSKEKVVFVGDSRVKKANGYIVPPDYTAYPGKSEAFIPNFLLKEWMVGVVVLVGFLVLTIAEPAPLGYPANPSASIIPMPDWYFLFLYEYLKLPYASGDYVALGVIGVTGVAFTALLLAPFLDTGKERRFYRRPIASSLMLLSLAAIVYLTNTAWTHYVHELEATNQVPEHIQREEEAQEKRAQGLPTSNAIVTEEVAIVDKDDVAMETFKLAGCISCHAVDLKGASGPSLRGIGDTHDEAAILGIIKEGQGTMPPMYDNAIATGLTDQDVTELATWLAKQKAE, encoded by the coding sequence ATGGCGCACGGAAAAGATTCGAAAGAAAAGGTAGTCTTTGTTGGAGATTCGCGTGTAAAAAAAGCCAATGGTTATATTGTACCCCCAGATTACACAGCTTATCCTGGTAAATCGGAAGCTTTTATCCCTAACTTTTTGTTGAAAGAATGGATGGTTGGGGTTGTTGTTCTGGTAGGGTTCTTAGTATTAACGATTGCTGAACCAGCTCCGCTTGGTTATCCAGCTAATCCAAGCGCATCGATCATACCGATGCCAGACTGGTATTTCTTATTCTTATATGAGTATTTGAAATTACCATATGCCTCAGGAGACTATGTGGCACTTGGTGTAATCGGTGTAACAGGGGTAGCTTTCACGGCATTATTACTTGCTCCCTTCCTAGATACAGGTAAAGAGAGACGTTTCTATCGTAGACCGATTGCTTCATCACTTATGTTATTATCACTTGCGGCGATCGTGTATCTGACTAATACGGCTTGGACTCACTATGTTCATGAACTAGAAGCTACGAATCAGGTACCAGAGCATATTCAACGTGAGGAAGAAGCGCAGGAGAAGCGAGCGCAAGGTCTTCCGACTTCTAACGCTATTGTAACTGAAGAAGTGGCGATCGTGGACAAGGATGATGTAGCGATGGAGACGTTCAAATTAGCAGGATGTATTAGTTGTCATGCTGTAGATTTGAAAGGGGCTTCTGGACCATCGTTACGGGGTATTGGTGATACTCATGATGAAGCTGCTATTCTAGGGATCATTAAAGAGGGTCAAGGAACTATGCCTCCTATGTATGACAATGCGATTGCAACTGGGTTAACCGATCAAGACGTGACTGAACTTGCAACTTGGCTTGCGAAACAAAAAGCAGAATAG
- the qcrB gene encoding menaquinol-cytochrome c reductase cytochrome b subunit, whose amino-acid sequence MFKNIYNWIDERLDITPIWRDVADHEVPEHVNPAHHFSAFVYCFGGLTFFITVIQILSGMFLTMYYVPDIMNAYNSVEYLQTQVAFGQIVRGMHHWGASLVIVMMFLHTMRVFFTGSYKAPREMNWVVGMLIFFVMLGLGLTGYLLPWDNKAYFATKVTMEIANSVPYLGPVLKELMQGGTIVGAQTLTRFFALHVFFLPAVLLTLLVGHFIMIRRQGISGPL is encoded by the coding sequence ATGTTTAAGAATATCTATAACTGGATTGACGAACGTCTTGATATCACGCCGATATGGAGAGACGTTGCAGATCATGAAGTTCCGGAACATGTTAACCCGGCACATCATTTCTCTGCTTTTGTTTATTGCTTCGGTGGATTGACATTCTTCATTACTGTTATTCAAATTTTGTCAGGTATGTTCCTGACAATGTATTATGTGCCTGATATTATGAACGCTTACAACAGTGTAGAGTACTTACAGACACAGGTTGCATTTGGTCAAATTGTACGAGGAATGCACCACTGGGGAGCGAGTTTAGTTATTGTAATGATGTTTTTACATACGATGCGAGTTTTCTTTACGGGTTCATATAAAGCACCTCGTGAAATGAACTGGGTTGTAGGTATGCTTATATTCTTTGTTATGCTGGGCTTAGGATTAACAGGTTACTTACTCCCATGGGATAACAAAGCATACTTTGCAACGAAAGTAACGATGGAAATTGCTAACTCTGTACCCTATTTAGGACCTGTCTTGAAGGAATTAATGCAAGGTGGAACTATCGTAGGTGCACAGACGCTTACTAGATTCTTTGCATTACATGTATTCTTCCTCCCGGCCGTATTGCTAACTCTGTTGGTCGGACATTTCATTATGATCCGCAGACAAGGAATTTCCGGTCCACTATAA
- a CDS encoding ubiquinol-cytochrome c reductase iron-sulfur subunit, whose translation MGNNQNDHHEAEYIPNSNKEMSRRQFLTYTLGGATAYMAAGAILPMVRFAVDPILQKKADGDYVKVAEVTKINNEPQEFSFELKQQDGWYPSTANLVAWIRKDESGTIYALSPICKHLGCTVGWNNNKSYPDEYHCPCHGARYTKVGQTLAVSPKPLDTYKVKIENGWVYLGSTESNTVVK comes from the coding sequence ATGGGGAACAACCAAAATGATCATCATGAAGCAGAGTACATACCCAATAGTAATAAGGAAATGTCCCGTCGACAATTTCTTACTTATACATTGGGAGGTGCCACAGCCTATATGGCAGCAGGAGCAATCTTGCCAATGGTACGTTTCGCAGTAGATCCTATTCTGCAAAAGAAAGCTGACGGTGATTACGTAAAAGTAGCTGAAGTAACTAAAATTAACAATGAACCACAAGAGTTTTCTTTTGAACTAAAGCAACAGGATGGCTGGTATCCAAGTACTGCTAATTTAGTTGCATGGATTCGTAAGGATGAATCCGGTACCATTTATGCATTATCTCCTATTTGTAAACATTTAGGCTGTACTGTTGGATGGAATAATAATAAATCTTATCCAGATGAGTATCACTGTCCTTGCCATGGTGCGCGTTATACGAAAGTAGGCCAGACCTTGGCTGTATCACCAAAACCACTTGATACTTATAAAGTTAAAATTGAAAATGGATGGGTTTACTTGGGCAGTACTGAATCAAATACGGTAGTGAAATAG
- a CDS encoding DUF2487 family protein: MKFSEISSESWLELQPYLDTCIIPFTGLKGVESPIEATAALERLRDLLDLVENRYRGRTITYPAFHYDINEKYELVNELCHKIKKSGFKYVIIVTADTYVESSQCPYSDLVLSQPLLEKIMGNEQLTLTAIVQNRIERLWMKGDPL, from the coding sequence ATGAAATTCAGCGAAATATCCTCTGAATCTTGGCTAGAACTACAACCGTATTTAGACACTTGTATTATTCCTTTCACCGGGCTCAAGGGTGTAGAAAGCCCCATTGAAGCTACAGCAGCTTTAGAAAGATTACGTGATTTATTGGATTTAGTTGAGAATAGATACCGTGGCAGAACGATTACTTATCCCGCTTTCCATTATGATATTAACGAAAAATACGAATTGGTAAATGAACTTTGTCACAAAATCAAAAAAAGTGGATTCAAGTATGTTATCATTGTGACAGCGGATACATATGTAGAGTCATCCCAATGTCCTTATTCGGATTTAGTACTATCGCAACCGCTATTAGAAAAGATCATGGGCAATGAACAGTTGACTTTAACTGCTATCGTACAAAATAGGATTGAACGTCTCTGGATGAAAGGTGATCCATTATAA
- a CDS encoding IDEAL domain-containing protein, translated as MDKLKVTYEVMLGLSAEMIWDEALRKYRSEEVYKKIDKALANRDKVAFTELTEELKTLI; from the coding sequence TTGGATAAGTTGAAAGTTACTTACGAAGTCATGCTAGGGTTATCAGCTGAAATGATCTGGGATGAGGCACTACGTAAATATCGCAGTGAAGAGGTCTATAAGAAGATTGACAAAGCATTAGCTAATAGAGATAAGGTAGCTTTCACCGAACTAACCGAAGAGCTTAAGACTTTGATTTAA
- a CDS encoding histidine phosphatase family protein — translation MRIGLIRHGVTDWNLVGRIQGQTDIPLNDEGRKQALLLGNRLKDDPDTWDYVISSGLSRADETGSIIASILSLPILESDPRLSERYFGHVEGLTAEQREQTWGKEWDQLDLGQEKDEDIQARGLTFLDDIWKQYHDKNILVISHGAFLAQLYSALFRDKYNERIGNLSLTILEKVDFDWIPLLYNCNRHLYETQA, via the coding sequence ATGAGAATAGGACTGATAAGACATGGTGTGACTGACTGGAACCTCGTAGGTAGGATTCAGGGGCAGACAGATATTCCATTAAATGATGAAGGCAGAAAACAGGCTTTATTGTTAGGCAATCGCTTAAAGGATGATCCTGATACATGGGATTATGTGATTAGTAGTGGATTATCACGTGCAGATGAGACGGGATCTATTATTGCATCTATATTATCTCTACCCATTCTGGAATCTGATCCTCGGCTTAGTGAACGCTATTTTGGACATGTAGAGGGGTTAACAGCAGAGCAACGAGAGCAAACGTGGGGCAAAGAATGGGATCAATTAGACCTCGGACAAGAAAAGGATGAAGATATTCAAGCTAGAGGTCTTACATTCTTGGATGATATATGGAAGCAGTATCATGATAAGAATATACTTGTTATCAGTCATGGAGCTTTTCTAGCGCAACTATATTCAGCTTTGTTTAGGGATAAATATAATGAGAGAATCGGCAATTTATCCTTAACGATCTTGGAAAAAGTGGATTTCGATTGGATACCGTTACTTTATAATTGTAATCGACATTTATATGAAACCCAAGCATAA
- a CDS encoding zf-HC2 domain-containing protein, with protein MKCSEAQELFGLMWDIPTDDPKRLMLEQHIATCSECSAKFELWEESRMLMLDIDDEWAELRSEAVNQQVMERIFSESPWLIQDKSKPFELSGATRRKISLWIFGCLMLFFISFVFFISLDPRATEIETTPSNGILPTGIAGNPTVLPQEGSYIIPELNSGIIEPLVVNMGPAHPLYWMILSIMSIALALLSLRRLSRNRR; from the coding sequence ATGAAATGCTCTGAGGCTCAGGAATTGTTCGGATTGATGTGGGACATTCCAACAGATGATCCGAAGAGGCTTATGTTAGAACAACATATAGCAACCTGTAGCGAGTGTTCTGCTAAATTCGAGCTTTGGGAAGAAAGCCGAATGTTAATGTTAGATATAGATGATGAATGGGCAGAATTGCGTTCAGAAGCTGTGAATCAACAAGTGATGGAGCGGATTTTCAGCGAATCACCATGGTTGATTCAAGATAAGAGTAAACCATTTGAACTATCAGGTGCGACTAGACGTAAAATTTCTTTATGGATATTTGGTTGTCTGATGCTATTTTTCATAAGTTTTGTATTCTTTATTTCGTTGGATCCTAGAGCAACTGAGATTGAAACAACACCCTCAAATGGTATTCTTCCAACAGGGATTGCAGGTAATCCAACCGTACTACCCCAAGAAGGGTCATATATCATTCCTGAATTAAACAGTGGAATTATTGAACCTTTGGTAGTCAATATGGGTCCTGCGCATCCTCTATACTGGATGATATTATCAATTATGAGTATTGCTCTAGCCCTACTATCACTGAGAAGGCTAAGTCGTAACCGTCGTTGA
- a CDS encoding RNA polymerase sigma factor, producing the protein MTDSQMIREIKEGNVELFSVLMRRYQRKILAFVFHMLKSSNQENMAEDLCSETFYKAYRSLDTFREVEATFSTWLYTIARNTVLSELRKHRNVNIPLDEGGVIPIAPSEVAPEQTILRNEKVNMVRNAINNLPEKQRSAIILREYDQLDYQEIAEIMGQSVSSVKSLLFRARSSVKIQLEPYVYNHINDEFEGMTSR; encoded by the coding sequence ATGACAGATTCCCAGATGATACGTGAGATTAAAGAGGGAAATGTTGAGCTTTTTTCTGTATTAATGCGTCGTTATCAACGAAAAATATTAGCTTTTGTATTTCATATGCTTAAGAGCTCAAATCAGGAGAATATGGCAGAAGATCTCTGTTCAGAAACTTTCTACAAAGCGTATCGGAGTCTAGATACATTTAGGGAAGTGGAGGCAACATTTTCCACATGGCTTTATACGATTGCTCGTAATACGGTGTTGAGTGAATTGCGTAAACATCGTAATGTAAATATTCCACTAGATGAAGGTGGAGTTATTCCTATTGCACCTTCGGAAGTTGCTCCAGAACAGACTATTTTGCGAAATGAAAAAGTTAATATGGTGCGAAATGCTATCAACAATTTACCTGAGAAACAACGCTCTGCCATAATCTTGAGAGAATATGATCAATTAGATTATCAGGAAATTGCTGAAATTATGGGACAAAGCGTAAGTTCTGTTAAGTCACTTTTATTTCGAGCTCGTTCTAGTGTGAAAATACAACTTGAACCATACGTTTACAACCACATTAATGATGAATTTGAAGGGATGACTAGCAGATGA
- the comJ gene encoding competence protein ComJ has protein sequence MNAEIQKIQMSISHHQIQVRSRAYAEEWCQWGDSNIEQGAIIHPGYITFDPLIEGSFEADVLLVLKDNFSLDLLSKRCYVVPFEVLELEHLEVLSVGTVVTIQIPLLGNCHYELYYEVYGEEAPFYKLTFVPVGQKVQSKVLLNDDWGGVCDHLLMEGFTN, from the coding sequence ATGAACGCGGAAATCCAAAAGATACAAATGAGTATATCTCACCATCAGATTCAAGTACGATCCAGAGCTTATGCTGAAGAATGGTGTCAATGGGGAGATAGCAATATAGAACAAGGCGCGATTATCCATCCGGGTTACATCACTTTCGATCCACTAATTGAAGGGAGTTTTGAAGCGGATGTTTTGTTAGTATTGAAAGATAATTTCTCGCTGGATCTACTTTCAAAGAGATGTTATGTCGTACCCTTTGAAGTGTTGGAGCTGGAACATTTAGAAGTCTTATCGGTTGGAACAGTGGTGACTATTCAGATACCACTTCTAGGGAATTGTCATTACGAGTTATATTATGAAGTCTATGGTGAGGAGGCCCCTTTCTATAAACTGACCTTTGTTCCAGTAGGACAAAAGGTCCAGAGTAAGGTTCTTTTAAATGATGATTGGGGTGGAGTTTGTGACCATTTATTAATGGAGGGATTCACGAATTAA